One genomic segment of Cellulophaga sp. HaHaR_3_176 includes these proteins:
- a CDS encoding multidrug efflux SMR transporter, whose protein sequence is MNWILLIIAGLFEVAFAACLGKAQQATGNDTAYWYIGFLACLMASMALLMKATQELPIGTAYAVWTGIGAVGTVLLGILVFKEPATFWRLFFITTLIASIIGLKITSH, encoded by the coding sequence ATGAACTGGATTTTATTAATTATTGCAGGTCTGTTTGAAGTTGCGTTTGCTGCTTGTTTGGGTAAAGCTCAACAAGCAACCGGTAACGATACAGCTTACTGGTATATTGGGTTTTTAGCATGCTTAATGGCAAGTATGGCACTACTTATGAAAGCAACTCAAGAGCTACCTATTGGCACAGCCTATGCTGTTTGGACAGGTATTGGTGCTGTAGGTACGGTACTTTTAGGTATTTTAGTATTTAAAGAACCCGCTACCTTTTGGAGGTTATTTTTCATTACTACATTAATTGCTTCTATTATTGGGTTAAAAATAACTTCTCATTAA